A DNA window from Solanum lycopersicum chromosome 3, SLM_r2.1 contains the following coding sequences:
- the LOC138347635 gene encoding uncharacterized protein has product MATKIDHTHPLYLSSSDVTGAVQIGIQLVGMENYTLWSRAMELTLLTKNKLGFIDGSIKREDYTVDSEKKQWDRCNAMVLSWLMNNVSKELMSGILFRSNASLVWSDLKERFDKVNMSRIFHLHKSIVTHTQGTSPVSVYYSKLKDLWDEFDSIVPPPSCNCERSREYVNSMLRQKLLQFLMGLNDNYSHARSQILMMNTPPTVNQCYAMIIQDESQRELSGDHYNLGGQMDPTALFTSRSGGNNFNSQNNRSGNVKPNKQRSGYLYCDHCDMKGHSRSDCNKLKYCVHCHKHGHLKEFCYQLIGYPTNYKGKRQANVMTTDYNPQFNNPSSSTNGNNVDQMQQFKSGGSHQMSQQYRSSSDSGAALSQHFTPSQYQQVLQMMNKSLIHEGNTNTVATNSNANVTGIFAGNS; this is encoded by the coding sequence ATGGCAACTAAAATCGATCATACACACCCTCTGTATCTGTCTTCTTCTGATGTTACAGGTGCAGTTCAAATTGGTATTCAACTTGTAGGAATGGAGAATTATACTTTGTGGAGCAGGGCAATGGAGTTAACATTGCTAACAAAGAATAAATTGGGATTCATTGATGGCAGCATCAAACGTGAAGATTACACAGTCGATTCTGAGAAGAAACAGTGGGATCGATGTAATGCAATGGTGCTTTCATGGCTTATGAACAATGTGAGTAAGGAACTGATGAGTGGAATCCTATTTCGTTCTAATGCATCACTGGTTTGGAGTGATCTGAAAGAACGATTTGACAAAGTGAATATGTCTAGGATATTTCACTTACACAAGTCGATTGTTACACATACTCAAGGTACTTCTCCAGTCTCAGTATACTATTCCAAGTTGAAAGATCTATGGGAtgaatttgattcaattgttcCTCCTCCATCTTGTAATTGTGAAAGATCTAGAGAATATGTTAATAGCATGCTTAGACAGAAGCTTCTGCAGTTCTTGATGGGTTTGAATGACAATTATAGTCATGCTCGAAGTCAAATTCTTATGATGAATACACCTCCAACTGTTAATCAATGTTATGCTATGATAATTCAAGATGAAAGTCAAAGGGAGTTAAGTGGAGATCACTATAATTTAGGAGGGCAAATGGATCCTACAGCCTTGTTCACTAGTAGATCTGGAGGGAACAATTTTAATAGTCAGAATAATCGAAGTGGTAATGTGAAGCCTAACAAACAGAGAAGTGGATATTTGTATTGTGACCATTGTGATATGAAAGGCCACAGTAGATCTGATTGTAACAAGCTGAAGTACTGTGTTCATTGTCACAAACATGGACATCTAAAGGAATTTTGCTATCAGCTAATAGGTTATCCTACCAATTATAAAGGGAAGAGACAAGCAAATGTTATGACAACTGATTACAATCCTCAATTTAACAATCCAAGTAGTTCAACTAATGGTAACAATGTAGATCAGATGCAACAGTTCAAGAGTGGTGGTTCACATCAGATGTCACAACAATATAGAAGTTCAAGTGATTCAGGAGCTGCTTTATCTCAACATTTTACACCTAGTCAATACCAACAAGTTTTACAGATGATGAACAAGTCATTGATTCATGAGGGAAACACAAACACAGTAGCTACCAATAGTAATGCCAATGTAACAGGTATATTTGCAGGAAATTCTTAG
- the LOC101252469 gene encoding uncharacterized protein isoform X1: MACWSAENATKAYLRAIKMGKSAKEPEMAEFISALAAGNNAQLMIVACAGAADSATVLALVAAAHQTGGRVICIIGLACQLIQSIESLGHNSRFVEFVTGDVNTLLMSEYREADFVLIDCNLNKCEGIIQTARMMGENVSVLGYNALCMDSWRCQSFNAHLLPIGEGLLVTSNKTAKKGGNLGVSGKKSKWIVKVDKCTGEEHVFRIRGKTVEA; this comes from the exons atggcCTGCTGGTCAGCTGAAAATGCTACCAAAGCCTATCTTAGAGCAATTAAAATG GGAAAGAGTGCAAAGGAGCCAGAGATGGCAGAGTTCATTTCAGCACTAGCAGCAGGCAACAATGCACAACTTATGATTGTTGCATGTGCAGGTGCAGCTGACTCGGCCACCGTGTTAGCTCTGGTGGCTGCAGCCCACCAGACAGGTGGCCGAGTCATCTGTATCATTGGATTAGCGTGTCAGCTGATCCAATCAATTGAATCTCTAGGGCACAACTCGAGATTTGTTGAGTTTGTCACTGGAGATGTCAATACGTTACTAATGAGTGAATATAGAGAAGCGGATTTTGTACTCATTGACTGTAACCTCAACAAGTGCGAAGGCATCATTCAAACAGCGCGAATGATGGGAGAAAATGTGAGTGTTTTGGGATACAACGCGCTTTGTATGGATTCGTGGAGGTGCCAGAGCTTCAATGCTCATTTACTTCCTATAGGAGAAGGATTGTTAGTGACAAGTAACAAAACGGCGAAAAAAGGGGGAAATTTGGGAGTTTCAGGGAAGAAAAGTAAATGGATTGTTAAAGTAGATAAATGCACAGGGGAAGAACATGTTTTTAGGATCAGGGGAAAAACAGTTGAAGCCTAA
- the LOC101252469 gene encoding uncharacterized protein isoform X2 — translation MAEFISALAAGNNAQLMIVACAGAADSATVLALVAAAHQTGGRVICIIGLACQLIQSIESLGHNSRFVEFVTGDVNTLLMSEYREADFVLIDCNLNKCEGIIQTARMMGENVSVLGYNALCMDSWRCQSFNAHLLPIGEGLLVTSNKTAKKGGNLGVSGKKSKWIVKVDKCTGEEHVFRIRGKTVEA, via the coding sequence ATGGCAGAGTTCATTTCAGCACTAGCAGCAGGCAACAATGCACAACTTATGATTGTTGCATGTGCAGGTGCAGCTGACTCGGCCACCGTGTTAGCTCTGGTGGCTGCAGCCCACCAGACAGGTGGCCGAGTCATCTGTATCATTGGATTAGCGTGTCAGCTGATCCAATCAATTGAATCTCTAGGGCACAACTCGAGATTTGTTGAGTTTGTCACTGGAGATGTCAATACGTTACTAATGAGTGAATATAGAGAAGCGGATTTTGTACTCATTGACTGTAACCTCAACAAGTGCGAAGGCATCATTCAAACAGCGCGAATGATGGGAGAAAATGTGAGTGTTTTGGGATACAACGCGCTTTGTATGGATTCGTGGAGGTGCCAGAGCTTCAATGCTCATTTACTTCCTATAGGAGAAGGATTGTTAGTGACAAGTAACAAAACGGCGAAAAAAGGGGGAAATTTGGGAGTTTCAGGGAAGAAAAGTAAATGGATTGTTAAAGTAGATAAATGCACAGGGGAAGAACATGTTTTTAGGATCAGGGGAAAAACAGTTGAAGCCTAA